In Dermacentor albipictus isolate Rhodes 1998 colony chromosome 6, USDA_Dalb.pri_finalv2, whole genome shotgun sequence, the following proteins share a genomic window:
- the LOC139046941 gene encoding dnaJ protein homolog 1-like codes for MAKDYYKVLGLSQGASEDSIKKAYRKLALQYHPDKNKSPDAEDKFKEIREAYEIVSGKKQVSDWRGGHFHRRNSENSGPFWPGDAYASHGYGYSRNFSWNFCADSSYQWAFRASYSFQQSSSQGSLFRRFYSSFSRTQTYQSSGSVHYQGTTHPMQAGSGARHFEQNKHGGPHASNSRRSVRYGSDGSTSQTPKRHSTPVERDLYLTLEEVLQGCKKKIKTTWLVGSADARNSRVEERLLKVSVKPGLPEGSKVAFTCEGGDSQQNTPCNVVFVIRYKPHPFFKREGVDIYYVAKVTIGQTHWGANIEVPTLTASKISLPLKGVIRSGAIRRIHGHGLPASEDPTKRGDLVVIFDVRFPVA; via the coding sequence ATGGCGAAGGATTACTACAAGGTGCTCGGCCTGAGCCAGGGCGCCAGCGAGGACAGCATCAAGAAAGCTTACAGAAAACTCGCGCTCCAGTACCACCCCGACAAGAACAAGTCGCCGGACGCTGAAGATAAGTTCAAGGAGATCCGTGAGGCTTACGAGATTGTCAGCGGGAAGAAGCAGGTCAGCGACTGGCGAGGCGGGCATTTCCACAGGAGGAACAGCGAAAACAGCGGACCCTTTTGGCCAGGTGACGCCTATGCTAGCCACGGCTACGGATATAGCAGAAACTTCTCGTGGAACTTCTGCGCCGACAGCTCCTACCAGTGGGCCTTTCGGGCCAGCTACAGCTTTCAGCAAAGCTCCAGTCAAGGTAGTTTATTTCGACGGTTTTACAGTTCTTTCAGCCGTACACAGACGTATCAGAGTTCTGGAAGCGTGCACTACCAAGGCACGACGCATCCCATGCAAGCGGGTTCAGGCGCACGTCATTTCGAACAAAATAAGCATGGCGGGCCACATGCTTCCAACTCGCGGCGGTCAGTGAGGTACGGTAGTGACGGCTCGACAAGCCAAACCCCGAAGAGGCACAGCACACCTGTTGAACGAGATCTGTACCTGACTCTGGAAGAAGTTCTACAGGGCTGCAAGAAGAAGATAAAAACGACCTGGCTCGTGGGGAGTGCAGACGCCAGAAATTCAAGGGTTGAAGAGAGGCTACTCAAAGTGAGCGTGAAGCCTGGCTTGCCAGAGGGATCGAAGGTGGCGTTCACGTGTGAAGGCGGCGATTCGCAGCAAAACACCCCCTGCAACGTCGTCTTTGTCATCCGCTACAAGCCTCATCCATTTTTTAAGAGAGAAGGGGTCGACATTTATTATGTTGCGAAGGTCACGATCGGACAGACTCACTGGGGGGCGAACATAGAGGTTCCAACGCTGACTGCAAGCAAGATCTCGCTACCGCTAAAAGGAGTCATTCGGTCTGGTGCCATCAGACGCATTCACGGCCATGGCTTGCCTGCTTCTGAAGATCCAACGAAGCGGGGAGACCTTGTTGTCATATTCGACGTACGGTTCCCGGTTGCCTGA